Proteins co-encoded in one Capnocytophaga ochracea DSM 7271 genomic window:
- a CDS encoding DUF6377 domain-containing protein yields the protein MKYKSLIITLLLLPYCALAQMAQNQTLIHNLTALIKQKDNYTQQKKRKIKEAIDLLRVPNASAEQRYAINQRLFDEFKTYISDSAVYYVKENIRIAEELQKTDLQNDSRLSLASLYIISGNYLDAADLLRAIDKEQLQKPQLIQYYNCYLNLYNNYAFNNPDAKTYIAKSNAYRDLLLNLVDKNSTHYILLYAGVLTDAGRYDEAEKLLLDRFALMHTDEHEKAVLGYVLGTLYKKKKNVPKQIEYFAISASCDIKDAIKENASMLELASALFQLGEVENAYTCIKSAMEDATFCNAQLRSDEVMKIFPIIEKAYQERIHSQNTKLRNALLLVGLFAVFLIIAVVLVTRQMKRIAKIRKELYHKNRDLEQLNEHLREVVTQLNESNEVKEAYIGEFFNLCSVYISKLEKYQKMLVKKAKDRNWDELNKVLRSTEMIEQELKEFYKLFDDIFLHLFPHFITEFNALLAEDERFAPKPHEMTPELRIFALIRLGITDSSKIATFLHYSTNTIYNYRTRVRNKAIVPRETFEEKVMKIGKK from the coding sequence ATGAAGTACAAAAGCCTTATCATAACCCTCCTACTACTCCCCTACTGCGCTTTGGCGCAAATGGCGCAAAATCAAACGCTCATTCACAACCTCACTGCACTTATCAAACAGAAAGATAACTACACGCAGCAAAAAAAACGCAAAATAAAGGAAGCTATCGACTTGTTACGAGTGCCCAATGCCTCTGCTGAACAACGCTATGCTATCAACCAACGCCTCTTCGACGAGTTTAAAACTTATATATCCGACTCGGCGGTGTACTACGTGAAAGAGAATATCCGCATCGCTGAAGAACTCCAAAAAACCGACCTCCAAAACGATTCCCGCCTTTCACTCGCCTCTCTGTACATCATTTCAGGCAACTACTTAGATGCTGCCGACCTGCTCAGAGCTATTGATAAAGAGCAACTGCAAAAACCTCAGCTCATTCAGTACTACAACTGCTACCTCAATCTCTACAACAACTACGCTTTCAACAACCCCGATGCCAAAACCTATATCGCTAAAAGCAATGCTTACCGCGACCTCCTCCTCAACTTAGTAGATAAGAATTCCACTCACTATATCCTCCTCTATGCCGGTGTGCTTACCGATGCTGGCAGGTATGACGAAGCCGAAAAACTCCTCCTCGACCGCTTTGCCCTAATGCACACCGATGAACACGAAAAAGCCGTATTAGGCTATGTGCTTGGCACGCTCTACAAAAAGAAAAAGAATGTGCCTAAACAAATAGAATACTTTGCTATTTCGGCGAGTTGCGACATCAAAGATGCCATTAAAGAAAACGCCTCGATGCTCGAACTTGCCTCAGCGCTCTTTCAATTAGGCGAAGTAGAGAACGCTTACACTTGTATCAAATCGGCGATGGAAGACGCTACTTTTTGCAATGCTCAACTGCGTTCCGATGAGGTGATGAAGATTTTCCCCATTATCGAAAAAGCCTATCAGGAACGCATTCACAGTCAGAATACCAAATTGCGCAACGCCTTGCTGTTAGTAGGGTTGTTTGCCGTTTTCCTCATTATTGCCGTAGTATTGGTTACCCGCCAAATGAAGCGCATCGCCAAAATACGCAAGGAACTCTACCACAAAAACCGAGATTTAGAGCAACTCAACGAACATTTGCGCGAGGTAGTAACCCAACTCAACGAAAGCAACGAAGTAAAAGAAGCCTATATAGGCGAGTTTTTCAACTTATGCTCGGTGTACATCAGCAAATTAGAAAAATATCAAAAAATGCTCGTCAAAAAGGCAAAAGACCGCAATTGGGACGAACTCAACAAAGTACTCCGCTCTACCGAGATGATAGAGCAAGAGCTGAAAGAGTTCTACAAGCTGTTCGACGATATTTTCTTACATCTATTCCCACACTTTATCACCGAGTTCAACGCTCTATTAGCCGAAGACGAGCGTTTTGCCCCCAAACCTCACGAAATGACCCCCGAGTTGCGCATCTTTGCCCTTATCCGCTTAGGCATCACCGATAGCTCTAAAATAGCCACTTTCTTGCACTATTCCACCAATACGATTTACAACTATCGCACCCGCGTGCGCAATAAAGCTATCGTACCGAGAGAAACTTTTGAAGAAAAAGTAATGAAAATAGGCAAGAAATAA
- a CDS encoding glycoside hydrolase family 97 protein, giving the protein MRFLTFITITILSCATAVAQELFSPNKALKLSFSLSAEGTPVYSLFYKGKEVVKPSRLGIELFSSNEVKFGAEITKKEGVNTSLYHNFEVVNTQNTTVDETWQPVWGESQNIRNHYNELLVSLKQKDTHREMNLRFRLFDDGLGFRYEFPEQKQMPYFVIKEERTEFAMTGDHQAWWIPGDYDTQEYDYQQSRLSEIRAINQKRRQANLAQTGFSDTGVQTALMLKTDDGLYINLHEAALVNYGAMHLNLNDKTFVFQSWITPDANGAKGYMQTPAQTPWRTVIVSDDARDILASDITLNLNEPCALADTSWIHPMKYVGVWWEMITGMKEWSYTYDVPSVHIGKTDYTTLKPHGKHGATTENVKKYIDFAAENGFDGVLVEGWNIGWEDWFGHSKDLVFDFQTPYPDFDIEAIHQYAKSKGIKMIMHHETSSSIRNYERFMDKAYQLMNQYEYPAVKSGYVGNIIPRGENHYSQWVNNHYLYAIKKAADYRIMVNAHEAVRPTGLCRTYPNLIGNESARGGEYQAFGGSKPNHVCVLPFTRLIGGPMDYTPGVFEMDISKNNPNNHSHCNATLANQLALYVTMSSPLQMASDLPENYRRFPDAFQFIKEVALDWSESHYLEAEPGAYITVARKAKGTRNWFIGNTASKDFTSKIHFSFLEPKTTYVATIYADAKDANYKTNPQAYTIQKILVTNKSKLTLHSVAGGGYAISLFPLTDKAQAKGLKKR; this is encoded by the coding sequence ATGAGATTTCTTACTTTCATAACAATAACTATCCTCTCCTGTGCTACTGCTGTAGCGCAGGAGTTATTTTCGCCTAACAAAGCGCTGAAACTCTCTTTTTCGCTCAGCGCGGAAGGTACTCCTGTCTATTCGCTTTTTTACAAGGGAAAAGAAGTAGTTAAACCGAGTAGATTAGGTATTGAACTATTTAGCTCCAATGAAGTGAAATTTGGCGCTGAAATCACCAAAAAAGAGGGGGTAAACACCTCTCTCTACCATAATTTTGAAGTGGTAAATACCCAAAATACAACCGTTGATGAAACTTGGCAACCCGTATGGGGCGAAAGCCAAAACATTCGCAACCACTACAACGAGCTATTGGTGAGCCTCAAACAGAAGGACACGCACCGAGAAATGAACCTGCGTTTTAGATTGTTTGACGACGGATTGGGCTTCCGCTATGAGTTCCCCGAACAAAAACAAATGCCTTACTTTGTGATAAAAGAAGAACGCACCGAGTTTGCAATGACGGGTGATCACCAAGCGTGGTGGATACCAGGGGATTATGATACCCAAGAGTACGACTACCAGCAATCGCGCCTCTCCGAAATACGCGCTATCAACCAAAAAAGGCGTCAGGCGAATTTAGCACAAACAGGATTTTCGGATACAGGTGTACAAACTGCTTTAATGCTCAAAACTGACGATGGGCTCTACATCAACCTGCACGAAGCTGCTTTAGTAAACTACGGGGCGATGCACCTCAACCTCAACGATAAGACCTTCGTGTTCCAATCGTGGATTACCCCCGATGCCAACGGCGCCAAAGGTTATATGCAAACCCCTGCCCAAACGCCTTGGCGTACGGTAATTGTAAGCGATGATGCCCGCGACATTTTGGCTTCGGATATCACCCTCAACCTCAACGAACCTTGTGCTTTGGCTGATACTTCGTGGATTCACCCGATGAAGTACGTAGGGGTATGGTGGGAAATGATTACCGGTATGAAAGAATGGTCGTATACTTACGATGTACCCAGTGTGCATATCGGTAAAACCGATTACACTACCCTCAAACCCCACGGCAAGCACGGGGCTACTACCGAAAATGTGAAGAAATATATTGACTTTGCTGCCGAAAACGGTTTTGATGGCGTACTGGTAGAAGGTTGGAACATCGGGTGGGAAGATTGGTTTGGACACTCTAAAGATTTGGTATTCGACTTCCAAACACCTTACCCCGATTTTGATATTGAAGCTATTCACCAATACGCCAAAAGCAAGGGAATTAAGATGATTATGCACCACGAAACCTCCTCGTCTATCCGCAACTACGAGCGTTTTATGGACAAAGCCTATCAGCTGATGAACCAATACGAATACCCTGCCGTAAAAAGCGGTTATGTGGGCAATATCATTCCGCGAGGCGAAAACCATTACAGTCAGTGGGTGAATAATCACTACCTTTATGCTATTAAAAAAGCCGCCGACTACCGCATTATGGTGAATGCGCACGAGGCAGTGCGCCCTACGGGTTTGTGTCGCACCTATCCTAACCTCATAGGCAACGAGTCGGCACGCGGAGGTGAGTACCAAGCCTTTGGCGGCAGCAAGCCTAATCACGTGTGTGTGTTGCCCTTCACCCGACTCATTGGCGGACCAATGGACTATACCCCTGGGGTGTTTGAAATGGACATCAGCAAGAACAACCCCAACAATCATTCACACTGCAATGCTACTTTAGCGAACCAATTGGCATTGTACGTAACGATGAGCAGTCCGCTGCAAATGGCATCCGACCTTCCTGAGAACTACCGCCGTTTTCCCGATGCTTTTCAGTTTATCAAAGAGGTTGCTCTCGATTGGAGCGAAAGTCACTATTTAGAAGCCGAACCAGGGGCTTATATCACTGTGGCACGCAAAGCCAAAGGCACTCGCAATTGGTTTATAGGCAATACTGCCAGCAAGGATTTTACCTCCAAGATTCATTTCAGTTTCTTAGAACCCAAAACTACTTATGTAGCCACTATCTACGCTGATGCCAAAGATGCCAACTACAAAACCAATCCACAAGCCTATACCATTCAGAAAATATTGGTAACCAACAAGAGCAAACTCACCCTGCACTCAGTAGCAGGCGGGGGTTATGCCATTAGCTTGTTCCCCCTCACTGATAAGGCACAAGCCAAAGGATTAAAAAAACGATAG
- a CDS encoding endo-dextranase translates to MKVLYTLFFATTLSLFSCEKNDTPSNNPITFGETYLKIDISTDKAVYTPGSTVRFTLASMPSGSYKVRYSHLGEIIKEEPLTSASWQWVTPADDYRGYLVEIYQEAGGKQNTYGSIAVDVSSDWTKFPRYGFLSSYGKNEPIEKNIDFMNRCHINGIQFYDWMYDHHKPLAGTPQNPANEWPDLFKRPTFLSTVGGYISAAHSKGMKAMFYNLAFGALKNAEADGVAKEWFLYKDNQHKEKDAHILGDFARSSIYLTNPGNAHWQNYLAGRNSDVYAVFDFDGYHIDQLGGRGTVYNYNGNSIDLLPQYASFINAMKTAHPNKRLVMNAVGQYGQTEIAGTNKVDFLYTEVWDEKTYDQLARIILDNYNRSNNQLKTVLAAYMDYEKSKNAGFVNEPGVLLANAVIFAFGGAHLEIGEHYLANEYFPNKNLQMKADLKKALITYYDFLVAYQNLLRDGGSYTSAQVTAENATIAAWPAAKDQIACVSKKVNSKEVVHLINFNGVTSMDWRDTNGTQKKPTTVTDLKTTVTVTAQPKKVWFASPDLFGGAPRAVEFTYNNNQITFTLPSLSYWDMVVIEY, encoded by the coding sequence ATGAAAGTTTTATATACTCTATTCTTCGCCACTACGCTCAGCCTCTTCTCTTGCGAGAAGAACGATACGCCTAGCAACAACCCTATTACATTCGGCGAAACTTATTTGAAAATAGATATCAGCACCGATAAGGCGGTCTATACCCCTGGTAGCACGGTGCGTTTCACCTTGGCGAGTATGCCCTCTGGTTCCTACAAAGTGCGTTACTCTCACTTAGGCGAAATCATTAAAGAAGAACCTCTTACCAGCGCCTCTTGGCAATGGGTAACCCCTGCCGATGACTATCGAGGTTATTTGGTGGAAATATACCAAGAAGCAGGCGGTAAACAAAATACTTACGGCAGTATCGCTGTGGATGTATCTTCCGATTGGACAAAATTTCCTCGTTATGGCTTCTTGTCCTCTTACGGTAAAAACGAGCCTATCGAGAAGAATATTGACTTTATGAACCGGTGTCATATCAACGGCATTCAGTTCTACGACTGGATGTACGACCATCACAAACCGCTGGCTGGCACCCCTCAAAACCCTGCTAATGAGTGGCCAGACCTCTTCAAACGTCCCACTTTTCTTTCTACTGTAGGTGGCTATATCAGCGCTGCTCATAGCAAGGGTATGAAAGCAATGTTCTACAATTTAGCTTTTGGGGCGCTCAAAAATGCCGAAGCTGATGGCGTTGCCAAAGAGTGGTTCCTCTACAAAGACAATCAGCATAAAGAGAAAGACGCTCATATCTTAGGCGACTTTGCCCGCAGTAGTATCTACCTCACCAACCCTGGTAATGCGCACTGGCAAAACTACTTAGCAGGGCGCAACAGCGATGTCTATGCCGTTTTTGATTTCGATGGCTATCACATCGACCAACTCGGGGGACGTGGCACGGTGTACAATTACAATGGCAATAGCATAGACCTCTTGCCTCAATACGCTTCATTTATCAATGCAATGAAAACAGCACACCCTAACAAACGCCTTGTGATGAACGCGGTAGGGCAATACGGTCAAACTGAAATAGCAGGCACTAATAAAGTGGATTTTCTATATACTGAAGTATGGGACGAAAAAACCTACGACCAGTTAGCTCGCATTATCCTCGATAACTACAATCGTAGCAACAACCAACTTAAAACCGTTTTGGCTGCCTATATGGATTATGAAAAATCTAAGAATGCAGGTTTTGTAAACGAACCTGGCGTATTGCTCGCCAATGCTGTGATTTTTGCCTTCGGAGGGGCTCATTTAGAGATAGGCGAACACTACCTCGCCAATGAATATTTCCCTAACAAAAACCTCCAAATGAAAGCCGACCTCAAAAAAGCGCTCATTACCTACTACGATTTCTTGGTGGCTTACCAAAACCTATTGCGTGACGGCGGTAGTTATACCTCAGCGCAGGTAACTGCCGAAAATGCAACCATAGCGGCTTGGCCTGCAGCCAAAGACCAAATTGCTTGTGTGAGCAAAAAGGTAAATAGCAAAGAAGTGGTGCATCTTATCAATTTCAACGGGGTAACCTCTATGGACTGGCGTGATACTAACGGTACTCAAAAGAAACCTACCACAGTAACCGACCTTAAAACTACTGTTACTGTAACCGCACAACCCAAAAAAGTGTGGTTCGCCAGCCCCGACCTCTTTGGCGGTGCTCCTCGTGCCGTAGAATTTACCTATAACAACAACCAAATTACCTTCACCCTCCCCTCCCTCAGCTATTGGGATATGGTGGTGATAGAGTATTAA
- a CDS encoding SusF/SusE family outer membrane protein, translating into MKPYHLYIAFLLLLLTGCKKEDYMELFKEGKPFELKAPKENVALDAANPEQEAIKFTWTAASNYGTNAAITYTFQMDVQGNNFARGISENVGREAYERVYKNEELNNLLLNTFKVAADTEVTMEVRIIAQVASGEGMKQHTNVKTVVFKTHTPISNTLYIIGSAAPHGWSADQAEEMKPVEGTPKAFAWSGRLAAGELKFITTKGQFIPSYGKGSNNSELHFRKTDADNSDEKFTIAESGVYTVKVNLINLTISITKGEAPEYTELWFVGEPTGWSFKKMTVDPTDPFVFHYNADLGNGGEFKIGTKEGDWLAVFFRPKENNTAEGSDLPVKKWSGDPDYKWKIAAGTYKISLNTRTMKIDIVPFTPYAGMYMIGSATDAGWDINNPIAMTVDNSNPNVFTWEGDLKAGELKFSCDKKSDWGGDWFLAAKADKAPAGVEEPMIFSAHGSNPDNKWKISEAGTYKITLNQLTQRVIIKKQ; encoded by the coding sequence ATGAAACCATACCATTTATACATCGCCTTCCTCTTACTGCTCCTTACGGGATGCAAAAAAGAGGACTATATGGAGCTCTTCAAAGAGGGAAAACCCTTTGAATTGAAAGCTCCTAAAGAAAATGTAGCCTTAGACGCTGCCAACCCCGAACAAGAAGCGATCAAGTTCACTTGGACGGCAGCTTCTAATTACGGCACTAATGCCGCTATCACCTATACTTTCCAAATGGATGTGCAAGGCAATAACTTTGCGAGAGGTATCAGCGAGAATGTAGGTCGTGAAGCCTATGAGAGAGTGTATAAAAACGAGGAACTCAACAACCTCTTGCTCAATACTTTCAAGGTTGCGGCAGACACCGAAGTTACGATGGAAGTACGTATCATTGCCCAAGTAGCCTCTGGCGAGGGAATGAAACAACATACCAACGTGAAGACGGTAGTGTTCAAAACGCATACCCCTATCAGCAATACGTTGTATATCATTGGTAGCGCAGCCCCTCACGGTTGGAGTGCCGATCAAGCCGAAGAGATGAAACCTGTTGAGGGTACTCCTAAAGCCTTTGCGTGGTCAGGACGATTGGCTGCTGGCGAACTCAAGTTCATCACTACCAAAGGTCAGTTTATACCATCGTATGGCAAAGGCAGCAATAATAGTGAGTTGCACTTCCGCAAAACCGATGCCGACAATAGTGATGAGAAATTTACAATTGCCGAAAGTGGTGTCTATACCGTAAAAGTAAACCTCATCAATCTCACCATAAGCATCACCAAAGGTGAAGCGCCTGAATATACCGAGTTGTGGTTCGTAGGTGAACCTACCGGGTGGAGCTTCAAGAAAATGACCGTAGACCCTACCGACCCATTTGTGTTCCACTACAATGCCGATTTAGGCAACGGAGGTGAGTTCAAAATAGGTACTAAAGAAGGCGATTGGTTAGCAGTATTTTTCCGTCCGAAAGAAAATAATACGGCTGAAGGTAGCGACCTCCCTGTGAAGAAATGGTCAGGCGACCCCGATTACAAATGGAAAATTGCAGCGGGTACTTACAAGATTTCCCTCAACACCCGTACGATGAAGATTGACATTGTGCCTTTCACTCCTTATGCAGGAATGTATATGATTGGTAGTGCCACCGATGCGGGTTGGGATATCAACAATCCTATCGCAATGACTGTTGATAACAGCAATCCTAATGTCTTTACGTGGGAAGGCGACTTGAAAGCGGGCGAACTCAAATTCTCTTGCGACAAGAAAAGCGATTGGGGTGGCGACTGGTTCTTAGCTGCTAAAGCTGATAAAGCACCCGCCGGTGTAGAAGAACCGATGATTTTCAGCGCCCACGGCTCTAACCCTGATAACAAGTGGAAAATCAGCGAGGCAGGCACCTACAAAATCACCCTCAACCAACTCACCCAAAGGGTGATTATTAAAAAACAGTAA
- a CDS encoding RagB/SusD family nutrient uptake outer membrane protein, which produces MKKILYITLLAFPLFTACSKFLDKTPYEDSSAENISDAASAIALTNSAYKPLQRSNLYNMRLWTLDIVAGNSIVGAGGGNDGLETITLSNFNATADNPLALEIWRGCNPGILYCNTALKALPSANIPEDIKNRCIGEAKFLRAHYYFLLVQLFGDVPLQLDPKESLTNKTPFRQSKMKIYNEVIILDLREAFNLLPTREQYSNADKGRATKGAAAGMLAKVYLTLGRYSEALEMCNAVENLGYTLNPDYSDCFGAAERNKNTAESIFEIQYYGLTKDDFWGEENQASWLSTFMGPRNSGWVGGAYGWNQPTQEFVDQYEAGDLRKDKTILYEGCPNFEGNAYRASMSNTGYNVRKFLVPLSQSPDFNTNPANFVALRFADVLLMKAEALNELGRTTEAEVPLYKVRTRAGLTRRADIENLTQAQMREKIRHERRIELAFEGHRWFDMIRWDNGQYALNFLHSIGKTNAREKHLLLPVPQKDIDANPNLTQNPGW; this is translated from the coding sequence ATGAAAAAGATATTATACATCACCCTATTAGCATTTCCGCTCTTCACGGCTTGCTCTAAATTCTTAGACAAGACCCCTTACGAAGATTCAAGTGCTGAAAACATAAGCGATGCGGCATCGGCAATTGCCCTTACCAATTCGGCTTATAAACCTTTGCAACGCTCTAACCTCTACAATATGCGCCTCTGGACGCTCGACATCGTAGCAGGTAACAGCATCGTAGGCGCTGGAGGTGGTAACGACGGACTCGAGACTATCACTCTTTCCAACTTCAACGCAACTGCCGATAACCCTTTGGCGCTCGAAATATGGCGCGGTTGTAACCCTGGTATTCTCTATTGCAATACGGCTCTAAAAGCTTTGCCTTCTGCCAATATTCCTGAGGATATCAAAAACCGCTGTATCGGTGAAGCCAAATTCCTCCGCGCGCACTACTATTTCCTTTTGGTGCAACTCTTTGGCGATGTACCTCTTCAGCTCGACCCTAAAGAGAGTTTGACTAACAAAACGCCTTTCCGCCAAAGCAAAATGAAGATATACAACGAGGTGATTATCCTCGACCTCAGAGAGGCTTTCAACCTATTGCCTACACGCGAGCAATATAGCAATGCCGATAAAGGTCGCGCCACCAAAGGTGCTGCTGCGGGTATGCTCGCCAAAGTATACCTCACTTTGGGCAGATATAGCGAAGCTCTTGAAATGTGCAACGCTGTCGAAAACCTCGGTTATACCCTCAATCCTGATTATTCCGATTGCTTTGGCGCTGCCGAACGCAACAAAAACACTGCCGAGTCTATCTTTGAAATTCAGTATTACGGACTTACCAAAGATGATTTTTGGGGCGAAGAAAACCAAGCCTCTTGGCTCAGTACCTTTATGGGTCCTCGCAACAGTGGTTGGGTAGGCGGTGCTTATGGGTGGAATCAGCCTACACAAGAGTTTGTAGACCAATATGAGGCTGGCGACCTCCGCAAGGATAAGACGATTCTCTATGAGGGTTGTCCTAATTTTGAGGGGAATGCGTACCGCGCTTCAATGTCTAACACGGGCTACAATGTGCGCAAGTTTTTAGTGCCTCTAAGTCAGTCGCCCGATTTCAATACCAACCCTGCCAACTTTGTAGCACTCCGCTTTGCCGATGTACTCTTAATGAAAGCTGAAGCTCTCAACGAATTGGGTCGCACTACGGAAGCTGAAGTGCCTTTGTACAAAGTGCGCACTCGTGCGGGTCTTACTCGTCGTGCCGATATAGAGAACCTCACCCAAGCGCAAATGCGTGAGAAAATACGCCACGAACGCCGTATAGAACTCGCTTTTGAAGGGCATCGTTGGTTTGATATGATTCGCTGGGACAACGGTCAGTATGCACTCAATTTCTTACACTCTATAGGCAAAACCAACGCCCGCGAGAAACACCTGCTCTTGCCTGTCCCTCAAAAAGACATCGATGCCAACCCCAACCTTACCCAAAACCCTGGTTGGTAG